The Magnolia sinica isolate HGM2019 chromosome 9, MsV1, whole genome shotgun sequence genome contains a region encoding:
- the LOC131256974 gene encoding formin-like protein 18 isoform X10 yields the protein MSLFRKFFYRKPPDGLLEISERIYVFDCCFSTDVLEEDNYKVYMEGILGQLRDQFPDASFMVFNFREGEKQGQISDILAEYDMTVMDYPRHYEGCPLLMMEVIHHFLKSCGNWLSLGPHNLLLLHCERGGWPVLAFMLAGLLIYRKQYSGEKRTLDMIYKQAPRELLPLLSPLNPVPSQLRYLQYISRRNVGSAWPPLDRALTLDCVILRTIPNFDVEGGCRPICRIYGQDPLMAADRTPLVLFSTPKKNKTVRLYKQLDCDLVKIDIHCHIQGDVVLECINLDEDLEHEKMMFRVMFNTAFIRSNILMLNRDSIDILWDAKDRFSKDFRAEVLLSEMDSAASLITTDVAGWEGKEGLPMEAFAKVQEIFSNVDWLDAKGDARLHMLQQIAASNTFQEKLESGQPQNVETVALEQESSLDAAQGNAKSDASENKIKISSPSALKKQSTPFLKQSPDADLTKQKVQPLQVLDALHSSAQPKIISPRIPLSSLLNPTSHDGSFQGSPLPIRRYNSVPLAHGITALLHDHATFGSSDVTPPETMSSPSLSLATAVESCLSEHAKPNIVSSPPPHPAGSTTRTSTASPSKPVPALSPPSLHLGISSPDSSVDNNLSTTSPPPPPPPLMTISSASHPPPPPPPPLKKPTLTACPPPPPPPPLRSGPAPGPAAPCLVPPPPPPPHSASKPPGGPAVEKTPRAPPMPPPLGGHISLPHGLSKGTGADPQSLPLVGKGGMGLPLGIRGRVLTRSTSSRNPLSANSTSKKVSLKPLHWVKVTRAMQGSLWAEPQKVDEASKAPEFDMSELESLFSVMVPKSDLRGIGGKSSRRESLGSKSDKVNLIDARRAYNCEIMLTKIKMPLPDLRRYRYRYQCYQYR from the exons ATGTCCCTCTTCCGGAAATTCTTCTACCGGAAGCCGCCCGACGGGCTTCTGGAGATCTCGGAAAGAATCTACG TGTTCGACTGCTGCTTCTCTACTGATGTTTTGGAGGAAGATAACTATAAAGTCTACATGGAAGGCATATTGGGTCAACTTCGTGACCAGTTTCCTGATGCATCCTTCATGGTATTTAACTTCAGAGAGGGGGAAAAGCAAGGCCAGATTTCCGACATTTTGGCTGAGTATGATATGACAGTAATGGACTATCCTCGGCATTATGAAGGTTGCCCATTACTCATGATGGAAGTGATCCACCATTTCTTGAAGTCTTGTGGGAACTGGCTCTCTCTAGGGCCGCACAACCTGTTGTTACTGCACTGTGAACGAGGTGGGTGGCCGGTTCTGGCTTTCATGCTGGCCGGGCTTTTGATCTACAGAAAACAGTATTCTGGGGAGAAGAGGACATTGGACATGATCTACAAGCAAGCCCCTCGTGAGCTTTTGCCGTTGTTATCACCATTGAATCCAGTGCCTTCACAGTTGAGATACTTGCAATACATATCTAGGAGAAATGTGGGTTCAGCATGGCCACCACTAGATAGAGCGCTTACATTGGATTGTGTCATTCTCAGAACCATTCCAAACTTTGATGTAGAGGGGGGCTGCCGTCCAATATGCCGGATTTATGGACAGGATCCCTTAATGGCTGCTGACCGAACTCCCTTAGTTCTGTTCTCAACTCCGAAGAAGAATAAAACTGTTCGACTTTACAAACAG TTAGACTGTGATCTAGTCAAGATCGACATTCATTGCCATATTCAAGGTGATGTTGTACTCGAGTGCATTAATTTGGATGAAGATTTGGAACATGAAAAGATGATGTTCCGGGTTATGTTCAACACAGCCTTCATTAGATCAAATATTTTGATGCTTAACCGTGACTCAATTGACATTTTGTGGGATGCTAAAGATCGGTTTTCGAAGGACTTCAGAGCAGAG GTTCTTCTTTCAGAAATGGATTCTGCTGCTTCTTTAATCACTACGGATGTGGCTGGTTGGGAGGGCAAAGAGGGCCTTCCAATGGAAGCATTCGCTAAAGTTCAAGAGATCTTTAGCAATGTGGATTGGCTAGATGCAAAGGGGGATGCCAGACTTCACATGCTTCAGCAAATAGCTGCATCAAACACTTTCCAAGAGAAGTTGGAGAGTGGTCAGCCCCAAAATGTGGAAACTGTTGCCTTGGAACAGGAATCAAGTCTGGATGCAGCTCAAGGAAATGCAAAATCTGATGCATCAgaaaataaaatcaagatatcatcaccATCGGCTTTGAAGAAGCAGTCTACTCCCTTCCTCAAACAATCTCCAGATGCTGATCTGACCAAACAGAAGGTTCAGCCCCTGCAGGTGCTAGATGCGCTTCATTCTTCTGCTCAGCCTAAAATCATATCCCCAAGGATTCCTCTCTCTTCTTTGTTGAATCCAACTTCTCATGATGGTTCTTTCCAAGGCTCGCCTTTGCCCATTCGAAGATATAACAGCGTGCCCTTGGCTCATGGAATTACAGCTCTTTTGCATGATCATGCTACATTTGGGAGCAGTGATGTAACTCCTCCAGAGACAATGTCTTCACCTTCTCTATCCCTTGCAACTGCTGTTGAATCATGTTTATCGGAGCATGCAAAACCCAATATTGTTTCATCTCCACCACCTCACCCAGCAGGCTCTACCACAAGAACTTCCACAGCCTCACCGTCAAAGCCAGTGCCTGCTTTATCTCCACCTTCTCTGCATCTTGGAATCTCTTCACCAG ATTCTTCTGTTGACAACAATTTATCAACAACTTctccccctccccctccccctccACTCATGACCATCTCATCAGCTTCCCATCCTCCTCCCCCTCCCCCTCCACCCCTGAAGAAGCCTACTCTTACAGCTTGTCCGCCTCCCCCTCCACCACCTCCTTTACGTTCTGGGCCTGCCCCAGGTCCTGCTGCTCCATGTTTGGTACCGCCACCACCCCCTCCCCCACATTCTGCATCAAAGCCTCCTGGTGGCCCTGCTGTTGAAAAAACTCCACGTGCCCCACCTATGCCGCCACCTCTCGGAGGTCATATTTCCTTACCCCATGGTCTTTCAAAGGGAACAGGTGCTGACCCTCAATCTCTTCCCCTGGTTGGTAAGGGAGGAATGGGCCTTCCACTTGGTATAAGGGGACGGGTGCTTACACGTTCTACGAGTTCAAGGAATCCTCTGTCTGCTAATTCAACGTCGAAGAAGGTTTCCTTGAAGCCATTGCACTGGGTAAAAGTAACAAGAGCGATGCAGGGAAGCCTATGGGCTGAACCACAAAAAGTTGATGAAGCTTCAAA AGCCCCAGAGTTTGACATGTCAGAACTCGAGAGTCTTTTCTCAGTCATGGTGCCGAAGTCTGACCTTAGGGGCATAGGTGGAAAATCAAGCCGGCGTGAGTCACTTGGGTCTAAATCTGATAAAGTCAATCTG
- the LOC131256974 gene encoding formin-like protein 18 isoform X9, translating into MSLFRKFFYRKPPDGLLEISERIYVFDCCFSTDVLEEDNYKVYMEGILGQLRDQFPDASFMVFNFREGEKQGQISDILAEYDMTVMDYPRHYEGCPLLMMEVIHHFLKSCGNWLSLGPHNLLLLHCERGGWPVLAFMLAGLLIYRKQYSGEKRTLDMIYKQAPRELLPLLSPLNPVPSQLRYLQYISRRNVGSAWPPLDRALTLDCVILRTIPNFDVEGGCRPICRIYGQDPLMAADRTPLVLFSTPKKNKTVRLYKQLDCDLVKIDIHCHIQGDVVLECINLDEDLEHEKMMFRVMFNTAFIRSNILMLNRDSIDILWDAKDRFSKDFRAEVLLSEMDSAASLITTDVAGWEGKEGLPMEAFAKVQEIFSNVDWLDAKGDARLHMLQQIAASNTFQEKLESGQPQNVETVALEQESSLDAAQGNAKSDASENKIKISSPSALKKQSTPFLKQSPDADLTKQKVQPLQVLDALHSSAQPKIISPRIPLSSLLNPTSHDGSFQGSPLPIRRYNSVPLAHGITALLHDHATFGSSDVTPPETMSSPSLSLATAVESCLSEHAKPNIVSSPPPHPAGSTTRTSTASPSKPVPALSPPSLHLGISSPDSSVDNNLSTTSPPPPPPPLMTISSASHPPPPPPPPLKKPTLTACPPPPPPPPLRSGPAPGPAAPCLVPPPPPPPHSASKPPGGPAVEKTPRAPPMPPPLGGHISLPHGLSKGTGADPQSLPLVGKGGMGLPLGIRGRVLTRSTSSRNPLSANSTSKKVSLKPLHWVKVTRAMQGSLWAEPQKVDEASKAPEFDMSELESLFSVMVPKSDLRGIGGKSSRRESLGSKSDKVNLDLKMGMTIGGHEMNGLCYLEKELVGATMLPADLAIQMASSLVTSFSSKSTDSHSIFL; encoded by the exons ATGTCCCTCTTCCGGAAATTCTTCTACCGGAAGCCGCCCGACGGGCTTCTGGAGATCTCGGAAAGAATCTACG TGTTCGACTGCTGCTTCTCTACTGATGTTTTGGAGGAAGATAACTATAAAGTCTACATGGAAGGCATATTGGGTCAACTTCGTGACCAGTTTCCTGATGCATCCTTCATGGTATTTAACTTCAGAGAGGGGGAAAAGCAAGGCCAGATTTCCGACATTTTGGCTGAGTATGATATGACAGTAATGGACTATCCTCGGCATTATGAAGGTTGCCCATTACTCATGATGGAAGTGATCCACCATTTCTTGAAGTCTTGTGGGAACTGGCTCTCTCTAGGGCCGCACAACCTGTTGTTACTGCACTGTGAACGAGGTGGGTGGCCGGTTCTGGCTTTCATGCTGGCCGGGCTTTTGATCTACAGAAAACAGTATTCTGGGGAGAAGAGGACATTGGACATGATCTACAAGCAAGCCCCTCGTGAGCTTTTGCCGTTGTTATCACCATTGAATCCAGTGCCTTCACAGTTGAGATACTTGCAATACATATCTAGGAGAAATGTGGGTTCAGCATGGCCACCACTAGATAGAGCGCTTACATTGGATTGTGTCATTCTCAGAACCATTCCAAACTTTGATGTAGAGGGGGGCTGCCGTCCAATATGCCGGATTTATGGACAGGATCCCTTAATGGCTGCTGACCGAACTCCCTTAGTTCTGTTCTCAACTCCGAAGAAGAATAAAACTGTTCGACTTTACAAACAG TTAGACTGTGATCTAGTCAAGATCGACATTCATTGCCATATTCAAGGTGATGTTGTACTCGAGTGCATTAATTTGGATGAAGATTTGGAACATGAAAAGATGATGTTCCGGGTTATGTTCAACACAGCCTTCATTAGATCAAATATTTTGATGCTTAACCGTGACTCAATTGACATTTTGTGGGATGCTAAAGATCGGTTTTCGAAGGACTTCAGAGCAGAG GTTCTTCTTTCAGAAATGGATTCTGCTGCTTCTTTAATCACTACGGATGTGGCTGGTTGGGAGGGCAAAGAGGGCCTTCCAATGGAAGCATTCGCTAAAGTTCAAGAGATCTTTAGCAATGTGGATTGGCTAGATGCAAAGGGGGATGCCAGACTTCACATGCTTCAGCAAATAGCTGCATCAAACACTTTCCAAGAGAAGTTGGAGAGTGGTCAGCCCCAAAATGTGGAAACTGTTGCCTTGGAACAGGAATCAAGTCTGGATGCAGCTCAAGGAAATGCAAAATCTGATGCATCAgaaaataaaatcaagatatcatcaccATCGGCTTTGAAGAAGCAGTCTACTCCCTTCCTCAAACAATCTCCAGATGCTGATCTGACCAAACAGAAGGTTCAGCCCCTGCAGGTGCTAGATGCGCTTCATTCTTCTGCTCAGCCTAAAATCATATCCCCAAGGATTCCTCTCTCTTCTTTGTTGAATCCAACTTCTCATGATGGTTCTTTCCAAGGCTCGCCTTTGCCCATTCGAAGATATAACAGCGTGCCCTTGGCTCATGGAATTACAGCTCTTTTGCATGATCATGCTACATTTGGGAGCAGTGATGTAACTCCTCCAGAGACAATGTCTTCACCTTCTCTATCCCTTGCAACTGCTGTTGAATCATGTTTATCGGAGCATGCAAAACCCAATATTGTTTCATCTCCACCACCTCACCCAGCAGGCTCTACCACAAGAACTTCCACAGCCTCACCGTCAAAGCCAGTGCCTGCTTTATCTCCACCTTCTCTGCATCTTGGAATCTCTTCACCAG ATTCTTCTGTTGACAACAATTTATCAACAACTTctccccctccccctccccctccACTCATGACCATCTCATCAGCTTCCCATCCTCCTCCCCCTCCCCCTCCACCCCTGAAGAAGCCTACTCTTACAGCTTGTCCGCCTCCCCCTCCACCACCTCCTTTACGTTCTGGGCCTGCCCCAGGTCCTGCTGCTCCATGTTTGGTACCGCCACCACCCCCTCCCCCACATTCTGCATCAAAGCCTCCTGGTGGCCCTGCTGTTGAAAAAACTCCACGTGCCCCACCTATGCCGCCACCTCTCGGAGGTCATATTTCCTTACCCCATGGTCTTTCAAAGGGAACAGGTGCTGACCCTCAATCTCTTCCCCTGGTTGGTAAGGGAGGAATGGGCCTTCCACTTGGTATAAGGGGACGGGTGCTTACACGTTCTACGAGTTCAAGGAATCCTCTGTCTGCTAATTCAACGTCGAAGAAGGTTTCCTTGAAGCCATTGCACTGGGTAAAAGTAACAAGAGCGATGCAGGGAAGCCTATGGGCTGAACCACAAAAAGTTGATGAAGCTTCAAA AGCCCCAGAGTTTGACATGTCAGAACTCGAGAGTCTTTTCTCAGTCATGGTGCCGAAGTCTGACCTTAGGGGCATAGGTGGAAAATCAAGCCGGCGTGAGTCACTTGGGTCTAAATCTGATAAAGTCAATCTG
- the LOC131256974 gene encoding formin-like protein 18 isoform X11 has translation MSLFRKFFYRKPPDGLLEISERIYVFDCCFSTDVLEEDNYKVYMEGILGQLRDQFPDASFMVFNFREGEKQGQISDILAEYDMTVMDYPRHYEGCPLLMMEVIHHFLKSCGNWLSLGPHNLLLLHCERGGWPVLAFMLAGLLIYRKQYSGEKRTLDMIYKQAPRELLPLLSPLNPVPSQLRYLQYISRRNVGSAWPPLDRALTLDCVILRTIPNFDVEGGCRPICRIYGQDPLMAADRTPLVLFSTPKKNKTVRLYKQLDCDLVKIDIHCHIQGDVVLECINLDEDLEHEKMMFRVMFNTAFIRSNILMLNRDSIDILWDAKDRFSKDFRAEVLLSEMDSAASLITTDVAGWEGKEGLPMEAFAKVQEIFSNVDWLDAKGDARLHMLQQIAASNTFQEKLESGQPQNVETVALEQESSLDAAQGNAKSDASENKIKISSPSALKKQSTPFLKQSPDADLTKQKVQPLQVLDALHSSAQPKIISPRIPLSSLLNPTSHDGSFQGSPLPIRRYNSVPLAHGITALLHDHATFGSSDVTPPETMSSPSLSLATAVESCLSEHAKPNIVSSPPPHPAGSTTRTSTASPSKPVPALSPPSLHLGISSPDSSVDNNLSTTSPPPPPPPLMTISSASHPPPPPPPPLKKPTLTACPPPPPPPPLRSGPAPGPAAPCLVPPPPPPPHSASKPPGGPAVEKTPRAPPMPPPLGGHISLPHGLSKGTGADPQSLPLVGKGGMGLPLGIRGRVLTRSTSSRNPLSANSTSKKVSLKPLHWVKVTRAMQGSLWAEPQKVDEASKAPEFDMSELESLFSVMVPKSDLRGIGGKSSRRESLGSKSDKVNLVVVDCVIKVLLFE, from the exons ATGTCCCTCTTCCGGAAATTCTTCTACCGGAAGCCGCCCGACGGGCTTCTGGAGATCTCGGAAAGAATCTACG TGTTCGACTGCTGCTTCTCTACTGATGTTTTGGAGGAAGATAACTATAAAGTCTACATGGAAGGCATATTGGGTCAACTTCGTGACCAGTTTCCTGATGCATCCTTCATGGTATTTAACTTCAGAGAGGGGGAAAAGCAAGGCCAGATTTCCGACATTTTGGCTGAGTATGATATGACAGTAATGGACTATCCTCGGCATTATGAAGGTTGCCCATTACTCATGATGGAAGTGATCCACCATTTCTTGAAGTCTTGTGGGAACTGGCTCTCTCTAGGGCCGCACAACCTGTTGTTACTGCACTGTGAACGAGGTGGGTGGCCGGTTCTGGCTTTCATGCTGGCCGGGCTTTTGATCTACAGAAAACAGTATTCTGGGGAGAAGAGGACATTGGACATGATCTACAAGCAAGCCCCTCGTGAGCTTTTGCCGTTGTTATCACCATTGAATCCAGTGCCTTCACAGTTGAGATACTTGCAATACATATCTAGGAGAAATGTGGGTTCAGCATGGCCACCACTAGATAGAGCGCTTACATTGGATTGTGTCATTCTCAGAACCATTCCAAACTTTGATGTAGAGGGGGGCTGCCGTCCAATATGCCGGATTTATGGACAGGATCCCTTAATGGCTGCTGACCGAACTCCCTTAGTTCTGTTCTCAACTCCGAAGAAGAATAAAACTGTTCGACTTTACAAACAG TTAGACTGTGATCTAGTCAAGATCGACATTCATTGCCATATTCAAGGTGATGTTGTACTCGAGTGCATTAATTTGGATGAAGATTTGGAACATGAAAAGATGATGTTCCGGGTTATGTTCAACACAGCCTTCATTAGATCAAATATTTTGATGCTTAACCGTGACTCAATTGACATTTTGTGGGATGCTAAAGATCGGTTTTCGAAGGACTTCAGAGCAGAG GTTCTTCTTTCAGAAATGGATTCTGCTGCTTCTTTAATCACTACGGATGTGGCTGGTTGGGAGGGCAAAGAGGGCCTTCCAATGGAAGCATTCGCTAAAGTTCAAGAGATCTTTAGCAATGTGGATTGGCTAGATGCAAAGGGGGATGCCAGACTTCACATGCTTCAGCAAATAGCTGCATCAAACACTTTCCAAGAGAAGTTGGAGAGTGGTCAGCCCCAAAATGTGGAAACTGTTGCCTTGGAACAGGAATCAAGTCTGGATGCAGCTCAAGGAAATGCAAAATCTGATGCATCAgaaaataaaatcaagatatcatcaccATCGGCTTTGAAGAAGCAGTCTACTCCCTTCCTCAAACAATCTCCAGATGCTGATCTGACCAAACAGAAGGTTCAGCCCCTGCAGGTGCTAGATGCGCTTCATTCTTCTGCTCAGCCTAAAATCATATCCCCAAGGATTCCTCTCTCTTCTTTGTTGAATCCAACTTCTCATGATGGTTCTTTCCAAGGCTCGCCTTTGCCCATTCGAAGATATAACAGCGTGCCCTTGGCTCATGGAATTACAGCTCTTTTGCATGATCATGCTACATTTGGGAGCAGTGATGTAACTCCTCCAGAGACAATGTCTTCACCTTCTCTATCCCTTGCAACTGCTGTTGAATCATGTTTATCGGAGCATGCAAAACCCAATATTGTTTCATCTCCACCACCTCACCCAGCAGGCTCTACCACAAGAACTTCCACAGCCTCACCGTCAAAGCCAGTGCCTGCTTTATCTCCACCTTCTCTGCATCTTGGAATCTCTTCACCAG ATTCTTCTGTTGACAACAATTTATCAACAACTTctccccctccccctccccctccACTCATGACCATCTCATCAGCTTCCCATCCTCCTCCCCCTCCCCCTCCACCCCTGAAGAAGCCTACTCTTACAGCTTGTCCGCCTCCCCCTCCACCACCTCCTTTACGTTCTGGGCCTGCCCCAGGTCCTGCTGCTCCATGTTTGGTACCGCCACCACCCCCTCCCCCACATTCTGCATCAAAGCCTCCTGGTGGCCCTGCTGTTGAAAAAACTCCACGTGCCCCACCTATGCCGCCACCTCTCGGAGGTCATATTTCCTTACCCCATGGTCTTTCAAAGGGAACAGGTGCTGACCCTCAATCTCTTCCCCTGGTTGGTAAGGGAGGAATGGGCCTTCCACTTGGTATAAGGGGACGGGTGCTTACACGTTCTACGAGTTCAAGGAATCCTCTGTCTGCTAATTCAACGTCGAAGAAGGTTTCCTTGAAGCCATTGCACTGGGTAAAAGTAACAAGAGCGATGCAGGGAAGCCTATGGGCTGAACCACAAAAAGTTGATGAAGCTTCAAA AGCCCCAGAGTTTGACATGTCAGAACTCGAGAGTCTTTTCTCAGTCATGGTGCCGAAGTCTGACCTTAGGGGCATAGGTGGAAAATCAAGCCGGCGTGAGTCACTTGGGTCTAAATCTGATAAAGTCAATCTG GTGGTTGTTGACTGTGTTATTAAAGTCCTGTTGTTTGAATAG
- the LOC131256974 gene encoding formin-like protein 18 isoform X7, protein MSLFRKFFYRKPPDGLLEISERIYVFDCCFSTDVLEEDNYKVYMEGILGQLRDQFPDASFMVFNFREGEKQGQISDILAEYDMTVMDYPRHYEGCPLLMMEVIHHFLKSCGNWLSLGPHNLLLLHCERGGWPVLAFMLAGLLIYRKQYSGEKRTLDMIYKQAPRELLPLLSPLNPVPSQLRYLQYISRRNVGSAWPPLDRALTLDCVILRTIPNFDVEGGCRPICRIYGQDPLMAADRTPLVLFSTPKKNKTVRLYKQLDCDLVKIDIHCHIQGDVVLECINLDEDLEHEKMMFRVMFNTAFIRSNILMLNRDSIDILWDAKDRFSKDFRAEVLLSEMDSAASLITTDVAGWEGKEGLPMEAFAKVQEIFSNVDWLDAKGDARLHMLQQIAASNTFQEKLESGQPQNVETVALEQESSLDAAQGNAKSDASENKIKISSPSALKKQSTPFLKQSPDADLTKQKVQPLQVLDALHSSAQPKIISPRIPLSSLLNPTSHDGSFQGSPLPIRRYNSVPLAHGITALLHDHATFGSSDVTPPETMSSPSLSLATAVESCLSEHAKPNIVSSPPPHPAGSTTRTSTASPSKPVPALSPPSLHLGISSPDSSVDNNLSTTSPPPPPPPLMTISSASHPPPPPPPPLKKPTLTACPPPPPPPPLRSGPAPGPAAPCLVPPPPPPPHSASKPPGGPAVEKTPRAPPMPPPLGGHISLPHGLSKGTGADPQSLPLVGKGGMGLPLGIRGRVLTRSTSSRNPLSANSTSKKVSLKPLHWVKVTRAMQGSLWAEPQKVDEASKAPEFDMSELESLFSVMVPKSDLRGIGGKSSRRESLGSKSDKVNLIDARRAYNCEIMLTKIKMPLPDLRNALLALDGSVLDADQVENLIKFCPTKEEIELLKGYNGDKENLGKCEQVR, encoded by the exons ATGTCCCTCTTCCGGAAATTCTTCTACCGGAAGCCGCCCGACGGGCTTCTGGAGATCTCGGAAAGAATCTACG TGTTCGACTGCTGCTTCTCTACTGATGTTTTGGAGGAAGATAACTATAAAGTCTACATGGAAGGCATATTGGGTCAACTTCGTGACCAGTTTCCTGATGCATCCTTCATGGTATTTAACTTCAGAGAGGGGGAAAAGCAAGGCCAGATTTCCGACATTTTGGCTGAGTATGATATGACAGTAATGGACTATCCTCGGCATTATGAAGGTTGCCCATTACTCATGATGGAAGTGATCCACCATTTCTTGAAGTCTTGTGGGAACTGGCTCTCTCTAGGGCCGCACAACCTGTTGTTACTGCACTGTGAACGAGGTGGGTGGCCGGTTCTGGCTTTCATGCTGGCCGGGCTTTTGATCTACAGAAAACAGTATTCTGGGGAGAAGAGGACATTGGACATGATCTACAAGCAAGCCCCTCGTGAGCTTTTGCCGTTGTTATCACCATTGAATCCAGTGCCTTCACAGTTGAGATACTTGCAATACATATCTAGGAGAAATGTGGGTTCAGCATGGCCACCACTAGATAGAGCGCTTACATTGGATTGTGTCATTCTCAGAACCATTCCAAACTTTGATGTAGAGGGGGGCTGCCGTCCAATATGCCGGATTTATGGACAGGATCCCTTAATGGCTGCTGACCGAACTCCCTTAGTTCTGTTCTCAACTCCGAAGAAGAATAAAACTGTTCGACTTTACAAACAG TTAGACTGTGATCTAGTCAAGATCGACATTCATTGCCATATTCAAGGTGATGTTGTACTCGAGTGCATTAATTTGGATGAAGATTTGGAACATGAAAAGATGATGTTCCGGGTTATGTTCAACACAGCCTTCATTAGATCAAATATTTTGATGCTTAACCGTGACTCAATTGACATTTTGTGGGATGCTAAAGATCGGTTTTCGAAGGACTTCAGAGCAGAG GTTCTTCTTTCAGAAATGGATTCTGCTGCTTCTTTAATCACTACGGATGTGGCTGGTTGGGAGGGCAAAGAGGGCCTTCCAATGGAAGCATTCGCTAAAGTTCAAGAGATCTTTAGCAATGTGGATTGGCTAGATGCAAAGGGGGATGCCAGACTTCACATGCTTCAGCAAATAGCTGCATCAAACACTTTCCAAGAGAAGTTGGAGAGTGGTCAGCCCCAAAATGTGGAAACTGTTGCCTTGGAACAGGAATCAAGTCTGGATGCAGCTCAAGGAAATGCAAAATCTGATGCATCAgaaaataaaatcaagatatcatcaccATCGGCTTTGAAGAAGCAGTCTACTCCCTTCCTCAAACAATCTCCAGATGCTGATCTGACCAAACAGAAGGTTCAGCCCCTGCAGGTGCTAGATGCGCTTCATTCTTCTGCTCAGCCTAAAATCATATCCCCAAGGATTCCTCTCTCTTCTTTGTTGAATCCAACTTCTCATGATGGTTCTTTCCAAGGCTCGCCTTTGCCCATTCGAAGATATAACAGCGTGCCCTTGGCTCATGGAATTACAGCTCTTTTGCATGATCATGCTACATTTGGGAGCAGTGATGTAACTCCTCCAGAGACAATGTCTTCACCTTCTCTATCCCTTGCAACTGCTGTTGAATCATGTTTATCGGAGCATGCAAAACCCAATATTGTTTCATCTCCACCACCTCACCCAGCAGGCTCTACCACAAGAACTTCCACAGCCTCACCGTCAAAGCCAGTGCCTGCTTTATCTCCACCTTCTCTGCATCTTGGAATCTCTTCACCAG ATTCTTCTGTTGACAACAATTTATCAACAACTTctccccctccccctccccctccACTCATGACCATCTCATCAGCTTCCCATCCTCCTCCCCCTCCCCCTCCACCCCTGAAGAAGCCTACTCTTACAGCTTGTCCGCCTCCCCCTCCACCACCTCCTTTACGTTCTGGGCCTGCCCCAGGTCCTGCTGCTCCATGTTTGGTACCGCCACCACCCCCTCCCCCACATTCTGCATCAAAGCCTCCTGGTGGCCCTGCTGTTGAAAAAACTCCACGTGCCCCACCTATGCCGCCACCTCTCGGAGGTCATATTTCCTTACCCCATGGTCTTTCAAAGGGAACAGGTGCTGACCCTCAATCTCTTCCCCTGGTTGGTAAGGGAGGAATGGGCCTTCCACTTGGTATAAGGGGACGGGTGCTTACACGTTCTACGAGTTCAAGGAATCCTCTGTCTGCTAATTCAACGTCGAAGAAGGTTTCCTTGAAGCCATTGCACTGGGTAAAAGTAACAAGAGCGATGCAGGGAAGCCTATGGGCTGAACCACAAAAAGTTGATGAAGCTTCAAA AGCCCCAGAGTTTGACATGTCAGAACTCGAGAGTCTTTTCTCAGTCATGGTGCCGAAGTCTGACCTTAGGGGCATAGGTGGAAAATCAAGCCGGCGTGAGTCACTTGGGTCTAAATCTGATAAAGTCAATCTG